A genomic window from Cryobacterium sp. SO2 includes:
- the ftsZ gene encoding cell division protein FtsZ, translating into MSTNQNYLAVIKVVGIGGGGVNAVNRMIELGLRGVEFIAINTDAQALLMSDADVKLDVGRDLTRGLGAGADPEVGRRAAEDHAEEIEEALAGADMVFVTAGEGGGTGTGGAPVVARIAKSIGALTIGVVTKPFGFEGKRRQAQAETGVASLKNEVDTLIVVPNDRLLEISDRGISMLEAFATADQVLLAGVQGITDLITTPGLINLDFADVKSVMQGAGSALMGIGSSRGADRAIKAAELAVASPLLEASIDGAHGVLLSIQGGSNLGIFEINDAARLVQEAVHPEANIIFGAVIDDTLGDEVRVTVIAAGFDGGEPGAKVAEVRRSDLVAAGVAAGVSGAAAATGTDASSAYTVEDPAASVWSTVDSAASTPVADPAFEDESDDLDIPDFLK; encoded by the coding sequence GTGTCAACTAATCAGAACTACCTAGCAGTCATCAAGGTTGTTGGAATTGGCGGCGGCGGCGTGAACGCCGTCAACCGCATGATCGAGCTCGGCCTCCGAGGGGTCGAATTCATCGCCATCAATACGGATGCCCAGGCACTCCTGATGAGCGATGCAGACGTCAAGCTCGACGTCGGCCGCGACCTCACCCGAGGTCTCGGCGCCGGAGCGGACCCCGAGGTCGGCCGTCGCGCCGCCGAGGACCACGCCGAGGAAATCGAAGAGGCGCTGGCCGGAGCCGACATGGTCTTCGTCACCGCCGGCGAGGGTGGTGGCACCGGAACCGGTGGCGCTCCCGTCGTCGCCCGCATCGCCAAGTCCATCGGCGCCCTCACCATCGGTGTCGTCACCAAGCCGTTCGGCTTCGAGGGCAAGCGTCGCCAGGCCCAGGCCGAGACCGGCGTCGCCTCGCTCAAGAACGAGGTCGACACCCTCATCGTCGTGCCGAACGACCGCCTGCTGGAGATCAGCGACCGCGGCATCAGCATGCTCGAGGCGTTCGCCACCGCAGACCAGGTGCTCCTCGCCGGTGTGCAGGGCATCACCGACCTGATCACCACCCCCGGCCTGATCAACCTCGACTTCGCCGACGTCAAGTCGGTCATGCAGGGTGCCGGTTCCGCCCTGATGGGTATCGGTTCCTCCCGCGGAGCCGACCGTGCCATCAAGGCCGCCGAACTCGCTGTGGCGTCCCCGCTGCTCGAGGCGTCGATCGACGGCGCCCACGGCGTACTGCTGTCCATCCAGGGTGGCTCCAACCTCGGCATCTTCGAGATCAACGATGCGGCCCGCCTGGTGCAGGAAGCCGTGCACCCCGAAGCCAACATCATCTTCGGTGCGGTCATCGACGACACCCTCGGCGACGAGGTCCGCGTCACCGTCATCGCCGCAGGTTTCGACGGCGGTGAGCCCGGCGCCAAGGTGGCCGAGGTTCGCCGCTCCGACCTGGTCGCCGCGGGTGTGGCTGCCGGGGTCTCCGGTGCTGCCGCCGCGACCGGCACGGATGCCTCGAGCGCGTACACGGTGGAAGACCCGGCCGCTTCGGTCTGGTCCACCGTGGACTCCGCCGCGAGCACTCCCGTCGCCGACCCGGCGTTCGAGGACGAGTCCGACGATCTGGACATCCCCGACTTCCTCAAGTAA
- a CDS encoding YggS family pyridoxal phosphate-dependent enzyme: MGEADLSQRLATVQGGIADAARSAGRPVTDITTVVVTKFQPVSLVRELLELGVRDFGESRHQEAQAKAAELSGSGITWHFVGQVQGKKARQVRAYSSVIHSVDRESLVDALGSPVEASAGDAVGVDCFVQVNLTDDPARGGVSIPNLAPLVERVLTTPGLTLLGLMAVAPLGADPRRSFALVSELGAQMRGIAPDARYLSMGMSQDYAAAIAEGATHLRIGTAITGNRPAPVNLKTS, encoded by the coding sequence ATGGGTGAAGCAGACCTCTCCCAGCGGTTGGCGACCGTGCAGGGCGGCATAGCCGACGCTGCACGGTCCGCCGGCCGGCCGGTGACCGACATCACGACAGTTGTCGTGACGAAGTTCCAGCCGGTGTCGCTGGTGCGTGAGCTCCTCGAGCTCGGCGTGCGCGATTTCGGCGAGAGCCGGCACCAGGAAGCCCAGGCGAAAGCCGCGGAGCTGTCCGGATCCGGCATCACCTGGCACTTCGTCGGCCAGGTGCAGGGCAAGAAGGCCCGGCAGGTGCGCGCGTACTCGTCGGTGATCCACTCCGTCGACCGCGAATCGCTCGTCGACGCCCTCGGCAGCCCTGTCGAGGCATCCGCTGGTGACGCCGTCGGGGTGGACTGCTTCGTGCAGGTCAACCTCACCGACGACCCGGCCAGGGGTGGCGTGTCCATCCCCAACCTCGCTCCGCTGGTGGAGCGGGTGCTCACGACGCCAGGGCTCACCCTGTTGGGCCTGATGGCCGTCGCACCCCTCGGGGCGGACCCACGGCGATCCTTCGCCCTGGTGTCCGAGCTGGGCGCCCAGATGCGGGGCATCGCGCCAGACGCGCGGTACCTGTCGATGGGAATGTCCCAGGACTACGCGGCCGCCATCGCGGAGGGCGCGACACACCTGCGAATTGGCACCGCAATCACCGGGAATCGCCCGGCACCGGTTAATCTGAAAACGTCGTAA
- the sepF gene encoding cell division protein SepF: MSNPLKKTMVYLGLADEELEYEEPAAAPVSTLPTQSAHAASSHAAAPVNGSHSSGRAPVTPLHKTSTPKNVVVSEMNEILTVHPRQYRDAQVIAESFREGIPVIINLSQMSDADARRLIDFASGLSQGLYGKIERVTAKVFLLSPSHVVISGDNAAEEGDADSSFFAQS; the protein is encoded by the coding sequence ATGTCCAACCCGCTCAAGAAAACCATGGTCTACCTGGGTCTGGCAGACGAAGAGCTGGAATATGAGGAACCCGCCGCGGCTCCCGTCTCCACTCTCCCCACCCAGTCCGCGCACGCCGCGAGCTCCCACGCGGCCGCGCCCGTGAACGGGTCGCACTCCTCGGGCCGAGCACCGGTCACGCCGTTGCACAAGACCTCCACCCCCAAGAATGTTGTCGTGTCTGAAATGAACGAGATCCTCACCGTCCACCCCCGCCAGTACCGCGACGCCCAGGTCATCGCCGAGTCCTTCCGTGAGGGCATCCCGGTCATCATCAACCTGTCCCAGATGAGCGACGCCGACGCGCGCCGCCTGATCGACTTCGCCAGTGGCCTGTCGCAGGGGCTGTACGGCAAGATCGAGCGTGTCACGGCCAAGGTCTTCCTCCTGTCGCCGTCGCACGTCGTGATCTCGGGCGACAACGCCGCCGAGGAAGGGGACGCCGATTCCTCCTTCTTCGCCCAGTCGTAA
- a CDS encoding YggT family protein, which translates to MFLLSLIGSIAYFVFLLYFFVMWGRFIVDLVRGVNRAWRPQGFVLVLIELVYTLTDPPINFFRRIFPPLRLGPIAFDFGWSLTMLCCIIGMSIAGFLR; encoded by the coding sequence GTGTTCCTTCTCTCGCTGATCGGTTCGATCGCTTACTTCGTCTTCCTGCTGTACTTCTTCGTAATGTGGGGACGCTTCATCGTGGACCTGGTGCGCGGAGTGAACCGGGCCTGGCGGCCGCAGGGCTTCGTGCTCGTGCTCATCGAGCTCGTGTACACGCTGACCGACCCGCCAATCAACTTCTTCCGCCGGATCTTTCCGCCGCTGCGACTCGGTCCGATCGCCTTCGACTTCGGCTGGAGCCTGACTATGCTGTGTTGCATCATCGGGATGTCGATTGCAGGGTTTCTGCGCTGA
- a CDS encoding DivIVA domain-containing protein: MALTPEDVVNKRFQSTKFREGYDQDEVDDFLDEVVVELRRLTQENEELKARLSGGETPAPVSAAPAQAAEPVNTPEPVAEPVAAVVPEPVAAAPVAEPIDETAGTTNLLQLARRLHEEHVKEGAEKRDALIAEGHATAARVIAESEAKQRAQINVLEQERSVLENKIEELRTFEREYRQKLKSYIEGQLRDLDSASPVGAGAGKDSGNSPKASFQGFGA; encoded by the coding sequence ATGGCGCTAACTCCGGAAGATGTAGTCAACAAGCGGTTCCAGTCGACCAAGTTCCGTGAGGGATATGACCAGGACGAGGTTGACGACTTCCTCGACGAGGTCGTTGTCGAGCTGCGACGCCTGACCCAGGAGAACGAGGAGCTCAAGGCTCGTCTCTCCGGTGGGGAAACCCCTGCTCCCGTCAGCGCGGCGCCGGCCCAGGCCGCTGAGCCCGTCAACACCCCCGAGCCCGTCGCAGAGCCCGTTGCGGCCGTCGTGCCCGAGCCCGTCGCCGCAGCGCCAGTGGCCGAGCCGATCGACGAGACCGCCGGCACGACGAACCTTCTGCAGCTGGCCCGCCGCCTGCACGAGGAGCACGTCAAGGAAGGCGCCGAGAAGCGCGACGCCCTGATCGCCGAGGGCCACGCCACGGCAGCCCGCGTGATCGCGGAGTCCGAAGCCAAGCAGCGCGCCCAGATCAACGTCCTCGAGCAGGAGCGTTCGGTCCTCGAGAACAAGATCGAGGAACTGCGCACCTTCGAGCGCGAGTACCGCCAGAAGCTGAAGAGCTACATCGAGGGTCAGCTCCGCGACCTCGACTCCGCCTCGCCCGTCGGCGCAGGCGCCGGCAAGGACTCGGGAAACTCGCCGAAGGCGAGCTTCCAGGGCTTTGGCGCGTAG
- the lspA gene encoding signal peptidase II — protein MARSTSAKVSYRALLVLALVACGGYAFDQLSKALVVRTMTEGETARVLGDVLQLHFIRNPGAAFSFATGLTWVFSLIAAGVVVFIVVFARRIRSTRWALVFGLLLGGVLGNLTDRLFREPSFGMGHVVDFIYTPWMMPAIYNIADSCIVVSMVLFMLLTLRGIGLDGRRTSAAEAPAAADAPASLVTPN, from the coding sequence TTGGCGCGTAGCACCAGCGCGAAGGTCAGTTACCGCGCACTCCTCGTCCTGGCCCTGGTGGCTTGCGGCGGGTATGCGTTCGATCAGCTCAGCAAGGCCCTCGTCGTCCGCACGATGACCGAGGGCGAAACCGCTCGGGTTCTGGGTGATGTGCTCCAACTGCACTTCATCCGGAACCCGGGCGCTGCATTTTCCTTCGCCACCGGCCTCACCTGGGTGTTCTCACTCATTGCGGCCGGTGTCGTCGTGTTCATCGTGGTGTTCGCGCGGCGCATCCGCTCCACCCGGTGGGCCCTCGTCTTCGGACTCCTGCTCGGCGGGGTACTCGGCAATCTGACCGACCGCCTGTTCCGTGAGCCAAGCTTCGGAATGGGCCACGTGGTCGACTTCATCTACACGCCCTGGATGATGCCGGCGATCTACAACATCGCCGACTCCTGCATCGTCGTGAGCATGGTTCTCTTCATGCTGCTCACCCTGCGTGGCATCGGCCTCGACGGCCGCCGCACATCCGCAGCGGAGGCCCCCGCCGCAGCGGACGCCCCCGCCTCACTCGTCACCCCCAACTGA
- a CDS encoding RluA family pseudouridine synthase yields the protein MENRALPLPDGLDGVRVDAGIAKLFGFSRSFAAEIAEADGVTQDGVVVGKSDKLRAGAWLDVSWAPKQDLVIVPIAVPDLTIVHDDDDIVVVNKPSGVAAHPSVGWTGPTVLGALAAAGYRIATSGASERAGIVHRLDVGTSGLMVVAKSEHAYTHLKRAFHDREVQKIYHAVVQGHPDPSSGTIDAPIGRHPRSDWKFAVIAGGKDSITHYETLEAFPSASLLEVHLETGRTHQIRVHMAAQRHPCVGDAMYGAEAKITARLGLTRQWLVAKQLSFEHPSSREWVTFNAEYPEDLANALRILRAD from the coding sequence ATGGAAAACCGAGCACTTCCCCTGCCAGACGGCCTGGACGGTGTGCGCGTCGACGCGGGCATCGCCAAGCTGTTCGGCTTCTCCCGCAGCTTCGCGGCAGAGATCGCCGAAGCCGACGGGGTCACCCAAGACGGCGTGGTCGTCGGCAAGTCCGACAAACTCCGCGCAGGGGCCTGGCTCGACGTGAGCTGGGCGCCCAAGCAGGACCTGGTCATCGTTCCCATCGCGGTTCCAGACCTCACCATCGTGCACGACGACGACGACATCGTCGTGGTCAACAAGCCGTCCGGCGTCGCCGCCCACCCGAGCGTGGGCTGGACCGGTCCGACGGTGCTCGGCGCCCTCGCGGCCGCCGGCTACCGTATCGCCACCAGCGGCGCATCCGAACGCGCGGGGATCGTGCACCGCCTCGACGTCGGCACCAGCGGCCTCATGGTGGTTGCCAAGTCCGAGCACGCCTACACGCACCTCAAGCGCGCGTTCCACGACCGTGAGGTCCAGAAGATCTACCATGCCGTCGTTCAGGGCCACCCAGACCCGTCCAGCGGCACCATCGACGCGCCGATCGGGCGCCACCCGCGATCGGACTGGAAGTTCGCCGTCATCGCCGGCGGCAAGGATTCCATCACCCACTACGAGACGCTCGAGGCGTTCCCCTCCGCGTCCCTGCTCGAGGTGCACCTGGAGACCGGCCGCACCCACCAGATCCGCGTGCACATGGCCGCCCAGCGGCATCCCTGCGTCGGCGACGCCATGTACGGCGCCGAAGCGAAGATCACCGCACGGCTCGGCCTCACCCGGCAGTGGCTGGTTGCCAAACAGCTCTCCTTCGAGCACCCGTCCAGCCGGGAATGGGTGACGTTCAACGCCGAATATCCCGAGGACCTGGCCAACGCCCTGCGCATCCTGCGCGCCGATTAG
- the dnaE gene encoding DNA polymerase III subunit alpha: MSPQNDSFVHLHVHSEYSMLDGAARVKPLIAAAAEQKMPAIAVTDHGNVFGAFDFWKTATDAGIKPIIGTEAYITPGTDRRDKTRVRWGTNAQNRDDVGGSGAYTHMTLLSENTEGMHNLFRLSSLASLEGYYFKPRMDRELLSTYSKGLIGTTGCVGGEVQTRLRLGQYDEARQAAGELRDIFGKDNFFCEIMDHGIDIERRTMTDLLKLAKELDLPLVATNDLHYTHAHDATAHAALLCVQSASTLDDPNRFKFDSNEFYLKTAAEMRHLFRDNPEACDNTLLIAERCEVKFNTQANYMPRFPTPEGENEESWFIKETELGLIRRYPNGISAAVRKQADYEVGVITQMGFPGYFLVVADFINWSKDNGIRVGPGRGSGAGSMVAYAMGITDLDPLVHGLIFERFLNPDRVSMPDFDVDFDDRRRGEVIHYVTEKYGAERVAQIVTYGTIKAKQALKDSSRVLGFPFGMGDKLTKAMPQPIMGKDMPLTGMFDKDHPRYREAGDFRAVIETDAEARTVFDTALGIENLKRQWGVHAAGVIMSSDPLIDIIPIMRREADGQIVTQFDYPACESLGLIKMDFLGLRNLTIIDDTLDNIEANRGHRPVLEDLGLDDPLAYELLARGDTLGVFQLDGGPMRALLRSMKPDNFEDISAVIALYRPGPMGANSHTNYALRKTGQQEIVPIHKELEEPLKDIIGGTYGLIVYQEQVMSIAQKLAGFSLGQADLLRRAMGKKKKSELDKQFEGFSGGMMANGYSMEAVTTVWNILLPFSDYAFNKAHSAAYGVLSYWTAYLKAHYPAEYMAALLTSVGDARDKLALYLNECRRMGIQVLPPDVNESIGFFAAVGTDIRFGLGAVRNVGFNVVESIRAARTEKGDFESFHDFLRKVPLQVTNKRTVESLIKSGAFDSLGATRRAMFEIHEGAVDSAVKIKRDESHGMVGFDFDSLFDDPQETDQVPDRPEWSKKEKLALERDMLGLYVSDHPLAGLEIPLAKHASTTITDLISSEHTQDADTVTVAGLITNVQHRIAKKSGNQYGIISVEDFGGEIDVMFMGKAYQEFSLDLISDSVVVVRGRVSMRDDGMNLHAYSIFAPELGQASDHGTLSITLFEARATTDTVTQLGEVLKRHGGTSEVRLKLIKGDTARVFELPSRVTVTADLFGELKSLLGPYCLT; encoded by the coding sequence GTGTCGCCGCAGAATGATTCGTTCGTCCACCTCCACGTGCACAGCGAGTACTCAATGCTCGACGGTGCCGCGCGCGTCAAACCGCTGATCGCGGCCGCCGCCGAACAGAAGATGCCCGCCATCGCGGTCACCGACCACGGTAACGTCTTCGGGGCGTTCGACTTCTGGAAGACCGCCACCGACGCGGGCATCAAGCCCATCATCGGCACCGAGGCCTACATCACGCCGGGAACCGACCGCCGCGACAAGACCCGCGTGCGCTGGGGCACCAACGCCCAGAACCGCGACGACGTCGGTGGTAGCGGCGCGTACACGCACATGACCCTGCTCTCGGAGAACACCGAGGGTATGCACAACCTCTTCAGGCTGTCCTCGCTCGCCTCCCTCGAGGGTTACTACTTCAAGCCGCGCATGGACCGGGAGCTGCTCAGCACCTACTCCAAAGGCCTGATCGGCACGACCGGATGCGTCGGTGGCGAGGTACAGACCCGGCTGCGGCTGGGCCAGTACGACGAGGCCAGGCAGGCGGCGGGGGAGCTGCGGGACATCTTCGGCAAGGACAACTTCTTCTGCGAGATCATGGACCACGGCATCGACATCGAGCGCCGCACCATGACCGATCTGCTCAAGCTGGCCAAGGAACTCGACCTGCCGCTGGTAGCCACGAACGACCTGCATTACACCCACGCGCACGACGCCACGGCGCACGCCGCGCTGCTCTGCGTGCAGTCCGCCTCCACCCTCGACGACCCCAACCGGTTCAAGTTCGACTCCAACGAGTTCTACCTCAAGACCGCCGCCGAGATGCGGCACCTCTTCAGGGACAACCCGGAGGCCTGCGACAACACGCTGCTCATCGCCGAGCGGTGCGAGGTGAAGTTCAACACCCAGGCCAACTACATGCCCCGTTTCCCCACCCCGGAGGGCGAGAACGAGGAGAGCTGGTTCATCAAGGAGACCGAGCTCGGCCTGATCCGCCGCTACCCGAATGGCATCTCCGCGGCCGTCCGCAAGCAGGCCGACTACGAGGTCGGCGTCATCACCCAGATGGGCTTCCCCGGCTACTTCCTCGTCGTCGCCGACTTCATCAACTGGTCCAAGGACAACGGCATCAGGGTCGGCCCCGGCCGTGGCTCCGGTGCAGGGTCGATGGTGGCATACGCCATGGGCATCACCGACCTCGACCCGCTCGTGCACGGCCTGATCTTCGAGCGCTTCCTCAACCCCGACCGCGTCTCCATGCCCGACTTCGACGTCGACTTCGACGATCGTCGCCGCGGCGAGGTCATCCACTACGTCACCGAGAAGTACGGCGCCGAGCGCGTAGCCCAGATCGTCACCTACGGCACCATCAAGGCCAAGCAGGCCCTCAAGGACTCCAGCCGGGTACTCGGCTTCCCGTTCGGCATGGGTGACAAGCTCACCAAGGCGATGCCGCAGCCCATCATGGGCAAGGACATGCCGCTCACCGGCATGTTCGACAAGGACCACCCCCGTTACCGCGAGGCCGGTGACTTCCGCGCCGTCATCGAGACGGACGCAGAGGCCCGAACGGTCTTCGACACCGCGCTCGGCATCGAGAACCTCAAGCGCCAGTGGGGCGTGCACGCGGCCGGCGTCATCATGTCCAGCGACCCGCTCATCGACATCATCCCGATCATGCGCCGCGAGGCCGACGGCCAGATCGTCACGCAGTTCGACTACCCGGCCTGCGAGTCCCTCGGGCTGATCAAGATGGACTTCCTGGGTCTGCGCAACCTCACCATCATCGACGACACCCTCGACAACATCGAGGCCAACCGCGGTCACCGCCCGGTGCTCGAAGACCTCGGCCTCGACGACCCGCTGGCCTATGAGCTGCTCGCCCGCGGGGACACCCTCGGGGTGTTCCAGCTCGACGGCGGGCCCATGCGGGCGCTGCTGCGCAGCATGAAGCCCGACAACTTCGAAGACATCTCGGCCGTCATCGCTCTCTACCGGCCCGGTCCCATGGGTGCGAACTCGCACACCAACTACGCGCTGCGCAAGACCGGCCAGCAGGAGATCGTCCCGATCCACAAGGAGCTCGAGGAGCCCCTCAAGGACATCATCGGCGGCACCTACGGACTCATCGTGTACCAGGAGCAGGTGATGTCGATCGCGCAGAAGCTGGCCGGCTTCTCGCTCGGCCAGGCCGACCTGCTGCGACGCGCGATGGGCAAGAAGAAGAAGTCCGAGCTGGACAAGCAGTTCGAGGGCTTCTCCGGCGGAATGATGGCCAACGGCTACTCGATGGAAGCCGTTACCACCGTGTGGAACATCCTTCTACCGTTCTCCGATTACGCCTTCAACAAGGCCCACTCGGCCGCCTACGGCGTGCTCTCCTACTGGACGGCCTACCTCAAGGCGCACTACCCGGCCGAGTACATGGCGGCCCTGCTCACGAGCGTCGGCGACGCCCGCGACAAGCTCGCGCTCTACCTCAACGAGTGCCGGCGTATGGGCATCCAGGTGCTCCCGCCGGATGTGAACGAGTCGATCGGCTTCTTCGCCGCCGTCGGCACCGACATCCGCTTCGGCCTGGGCGCCGTGCGCAACGTCGGTTTCAATGTCGTCGAGTCCATCAGGGCAGCCCGCACCGAGAAGGGCGACTTCGAGTCGTTCCACGACTTCCTGCGCAAGGTTCCGCTGCAGGTCACGAACAAGCGCACCGTCGAATCCCTGATCAAGTCCGGCGCGTTCGATTCCCTCGGCGCCACCCGCCGGGCCATGTTCGAGATCCACGAGGGCGCGGTCGACTCCGCCGTCAAGATCAAGCGCGACGAGTCGCACGGCATGGTCGGTTTCGACTTCGACAGCCTCTTCGACGATCCGCAGGAGACCGACCAGGTGCCGGACCGGCCGGAGTGGAGCAAGAAGGAGAAGCTGGCGCTCGAGCGCGACATGCTCGGCCTCTACGTCTCCGACCATCCGCTGGCCGGACTCGAGATCCCGCTCGCGAAGCACGCCAGCACCACCATCACCGACCTGATCAGCTCTGAACACACCCAGGACGCCGACACCGTCACTGTCGCCGGTCTGATCACGAACGTGCAGCATCGCATCGCGAAGAAGTCCGGCAATCAGTACGGCATCATCTCCGTCGAGGACTTCGGCGGCGAGATCGACGTGATGTTCATGGGCAAGGCCTACCAGGAGTTCTCGCTCGACCTGATCAGCGACTCCGTCGTGGTCGTGCGCGGGCGGGTGAGCATGCGCGATGACGGCATGAACCTGCACGCCTACAGCATCTTCGCTCCCGAACTCGGGCAGGCATCCGACCACGGCACCCTGTCGATCACCCTGTTCGAGGCCAGGGCCACCACCGACACCGTCACCCAGCTGGGTGAGGTGCTCAAACGGCACGGCGGCACCTCCGAGGTGCGGCTGAAGCTGATCAAGGGTGACACCGCCCGGGTCTTCGAACTGCCGTCCCGCGTGACGGTGACGGCCGACCTCTTCGGCGAACTGAAGAGTCTCCTCGGCCCCTACTGCCTCACCTGA
- a CDS encoding HNH endonuclease signature motif containing protein gives MSNPDQAPPPAPDDDHHSPESAPPGSTPALDELVRTELVRRTELIAAEARAIAQAQARQAELLVDLQCWSEDPQVSSRLHGNPESIRQSDLDAASMTEDQARAAAYSRWDDRDVARRTIVSETACLLRVAERTVERMLDQSLWLMCAPATFEALSAGEISHRHALALVDQMRTLPDEDQAAFEEAVLPAAKTMPLGRFTDKARRLRERQHPESIVTRTTNAFAERRTYWEAAPDGMGWLHWYGTAHDTTAAYDRIDSMAVNLKKAGEPASSSTAPAADADEEQKKRSRDQLRADLTRALLLDGITPDGLGAGIRGTVMVTVSVFTLLGLDEEPASLEGYGPISPEAAREIAAHAPTFTRLLTHPETGVVLSLGTTQYKNTKAMKKWLRIRDETCRFPGCSRPAVRSDVDHTQGWADGGGTDSDNLAHLCEPHHRLKHLSQWRVTQEPGGILLWTSPGNRSYRTDPANPMGPPRPLPPATGPKTRKRPADNTYLMPRHRPKRRPSAPVPENPPF, from the coding sequence ATGAGTAACCCCGACCAGGCACCACCGCCCGCTCCGGATGATGACCATCACTCTCCGGAGTCCGCTCCACCTGGATCCACCCCAGCCCTGGACGAACTCGTTCGCACGGAGCTGGTCCGCCGCACCGAACTGATCGCGGCCGAAGCCCGCGCCATCGCCCAGGCGCAGGCCCGGCAGGCCGAACTCCTCGTCGATTTGCAGTGCTGGAGCGAAGACCCGCAAGTCTCCTCCCGGCTGCACGGCAACCCGGAGAGCATCCGGCAGTCCGACCTGGACGCGGCCAGCATGACCGAGGACCAGGCCCGCGCCGCCGCCTACAGCCGCTGGGACGACCGGGACGTGGCCCGCCGCACCATCGTGAGCGAGACCGCCTGCCTCCTGCGCGTGGCCGAGCGCACGGTGGAACGAATGCTGGACCAGTCGCTCTGGCTGATGTGCGCCCCGGCCACCTTCGAGGCCCTCTCCGCCGGGGAGATCAGCCACCGGCACGCCCTGGCGCTCGTCGACCAGATGCGCACCCTGCCGGACGAAGACCAGGCCGCATTCGAAGAAGCCGTCCTCCCAGCCGCGAAGACGATGCCGCTGGGACGGTTCACCGACAAGGCCCGCCGGCTGCGGGAGAGGCAGCATCCGGAATCGATCGTGACCCGCACCACGAACGCTTTCGCCGAACGCCGCACATACTGGGAGGCCGCACCGGATGGGATGGGCTGGTTGCACTGGTACGGCACCGCCCACGACACCACAGCCGCCTACGACCGCATCGACTCGATGGCCGTGAACCTGAAAAAGGCCGGCGAACCGGCGTCCTCGAGCACAGCGCCGGCCGCCGACGCGGATGAGGAGCAGAAGAAGCGCTCTCGCGACCAGCTTCGAGCCGACCTCACCCGCGCTCTCCTGCTGGACGGCATCACGCCCGACGGCTTGGGCGCCGGGATTCGCGGCACCGTGATGGTGACAGTATCGGTGTTCACCCTGCTGGGCCTGGACGAGGAGCCCGCTTCCCTCGAGGGCTACGGGCCGATCTCACCCGAGGCCGCACGGGAGATCGCCGCGCACGCTCCCACCTTCACCCGGCTGCTCACCCACCCCGAGACCGGGGTGGTGCTCTCCCTCGGCACAACCCAGTACAAGAACACCAAGGCCATGAAGAAATGGCTCCGGATACGCGACGAAACCTGCCGATTCCCGGGCTGCTCCCGCCCCGCCGTCAGGAGCGACGTCGACCACACCCAGGGTTGGGCAGACGGCGGCGGAACCGACAGCGACAACCTCGCCCACCTCTGCGAGCCCCACCACCGACTCAAACACCTCTCCCAGTGGCGGGTTACCCAGGAACCCGGCGGGATCCTGCTCTGGACCTCACCCGGCAACCGCAGCTACCGCACCGACCCGGCCAACCCGATGGGACCACCCCGGCCGCTGCCGCCGGCGACGGGCCCGAAGACCCGGAAGCGCCCCGCCGACAACACCTATCTGATGCCTCGGCACCGGCCGAAGCGGCGCCCGTCGGCTCCGGTGCCCGAGAACCCGCCGTTCTGA
- a CDS encoding lysophospholipid acyltransferase family protein, whose protein sequence is MRAPAREPIYSTAITAGRAVFGLFRLRPSVTGLTNLPDAGGAVLAITHFGYADFALVEWMTWRKNRRHIRFMAKKGAFDKPLVGWLLRGMRHINVDMTAGAQAYADAVRALSLGELVGVFPEGGVNASFTVRDLKTGAARMAQEANVPIIPIAVWGGHRLLTKNHKPSLREAYGAPIGFAVGTPIQVGATDDPQAVTLALHGTLQTLVDGLQARYPVPGAGRWWQPAHLGGTAPTPAEAAATEAERQLRKAAARAAAG, encoded by the coding sequence ATGAGAGCACCAGCCAGGGAACCGATCTACAGCACGGCCATCACGGCCGGACGAGCCGTCTTCGGCCTGTTCCGGCTGCGACCCTCCGTGACCGGTCTGACGAACCTGCCGGATGCCGGGGGAGCCGTGCTCGCGATCACCCACTTCGGGTACGCGGACTTCGCCCTGGTGGAATGGATGACGTGGCGCAAGAACCGTCGGCACATTCGCTTCATGGCCAAGAAGGGCGCCTTCGACAAGCCTCTCGTCGGTTGGCTGCTGCGCGGGATGCGGCATATCAACGTGGACATGACCGCCGGCGCGCAGGCCTATGCCGACGCCGTGCGGGCGCTGAGCCTCGGCGAACTCGTCGGCGTCTTCCCCGAGGGCGGCGTCAACGCGTCATTCACCGTGCGCGACCTGAAGACCGGGGCCGCCCGGATGGCCCAGGAGGCCAACGTGCCCATCATCCCCATTGCCGTGTGGGGCGGTCACCGGCTGCTGACCAAGAACCACAAGCCGTCCCTGCGGGAGGCCTACGGCGCCCCGATCGGCTTCGCGGTCGGCACCCCGATCCAGGTGGGCGCCACCGACGACCCGCAGGCCGTGACGCTGGCCCTGCACGGCACCCTGCAGACCCTGGTCGACGGACTGCAGGCACGCTACCCGGTGCCGGGTGCCGGCCGCTGGTGGCAGCCTGCGCACCTGGGCGGCACCGCGCCGACCCCGGCCGAGGCCGCCGCCACGGAAGCGGAGCGTCAGCTGCGCAAGGCCGCCGCCCGGGCCGCTGCCGGTTAG